The genomic DNA CCTCACTCCCTCTGGAATAGCTCCATGACAGTGGGGTATCCTTCACCACCCCTTCCCAGACCGGCTCAATGACAGTGGGGCATTGCTTAACCCCTCACCCTAACACAACAAAGGGCTCTCATTAACAGAATATAATGTGCACTGAAAATAACTGACGATCATCCTGCAGCCATTGATGCCCTGTCTCCTGTAATTCAGCTTTGCTCCTCCTAAGGGGCTGTTGTTTttccccagagcccagcccaggcagcaaaGGGGCCCTCTCCATCTGCCCATTCCTGTAAATCTATCCATGTTCCGTGTCGTGCCAGGCCACGGACAGGACTCTCCAACAGCAGGGCTAAATCAGGTTGCTCATTGCGCAAGGGTGTttggtctgtgccagggcacaaACCTGGACACACCTCTGTCCCAGAAGCAGCCCGAGgtggaagaagagagagaaagccTTCCCCGTGGGCCAGGTGCTACTCTTACTGGTTCTTCCTgctcctcagctgctggcagggtggTTTGAGTGATGCTGGAGGAAGTGTCTCTGCAGCCATGGCTCATCTCAAGGCAGCTGTGGGAGTCAGGCTGGGCACTGCACAGCTGTGGTCATCCCCACACACCCACCTGCAGCAGGAAGGTGGCAGCTAGCAGTAGCAATGTGGGTGGCACTGATCACCCTGCCATTTCTTgggagtgttcaaagccaggctgatgGGTCTTGTAGCAGCCTGGTCCAGTGAAAAGTGGCCCTGCCCATGTCATGGaggggaatgagatgagctttaaggtctcttccaacccaaaccactccatgattctcTAATTCTCTCTGCCTCTATCCCAGCCAGGGCAGACAGCCACAGCCAGAGGCAGTGCTGGCCATGGGACTgaccagcctttgccagcagctgcccaccctgctgggcCCCACCAGCATCTTGGCAGCGGCTGGGAACAGCAGCATTTGTTTGCAGAGTAGCAGCCCAGAGTGCTTGGACAGAGATGCACACTCAGCATAACCCAAATCTCCCAAAATAACTGAATAAAgtccctgggcagagcaggagcaggcagggaccCAGATCCCCTCCTCATGCTTGTCACATGAATGAGCTCTGCAGCCAGGCTCCCCTCTCCCCAGGAAGGGGATTGTCATACGTTGTGGGGAGGATTAGGCTGTTTCTGTTTCAGGAGGCTGGGAATGTCTGTTGGTGAAGGGCTGTAGGCCTGCCAGGCCTCTTGCAGAACCACAGGCACCATGGCCCCACAGAGTGGGGAAAACAGGCTCAAGGCAGCCGTGGGTTTGGGGTGCATTTGGCAAGGGAGGGTGGCCCAAcagcacagcagaggcagcagcagcctcccagCCCAGAACCACTGTGTTCAGAGGGCTCAcagagggaagaagggaaaagaggGAAGACAGCTGAGGTCTGCGTGCCTGATCCCACTCCCACCATCAAGAGAAGAGGCCTGGCTGCCACCAGCAGtcagcagccagcagcagttccaatccagcagctggagcacagcctgCTCCTCTAGGAGCCCCTCAAACCcccccagctgctgctgagcaatTCTGGCTGGCAACTTCAGATGTTTGGGAAAACAAACTCCAGGGGAATTAGCTCCCAAGTATTTCCTcaattctgctcgctatgaagagAATTTTATTTTGCTGTCCCTGGAGGAAGGAAGGCAACGTGGCCAGGTGCATAAAGGAAACCTGTGGAAGAATGGTGGGAATCTGGCCAGCAATACTCCCACTCCTCCCAACTCCTGGcatggggagcagggaagcaCACATGTCCCCACGGATGTACTGTGGTCCTTTGCAAAGGAACCACATCCAGCAGATCTCCATCTCCTCCGGTTAGGCAGCACAATGGGTTcagcctgcagagcagccctggagcacaAGGGCTGGTTTGGGCATCCACTGCCCACTCAGCCATCATCATGGGTAAAGCCAGGGCTCCCATCTGCTTTTTCGATCCCTGTGCCTAATTTTAGCTCCTGTTTTACAGGTACATAACACTGAGAGAGGCTCTGGGAGCCCAGGTCATGTACTTCCCAGCACTGTAGATAACTTTGCTTGCAGAAATAACATGACTAAATATAGCTCTCCTGCTCCTGAGAGCTGAACCAGGAGCAGGCACAGGGGCAGCCCCTGAAGCTGTGCCCTGAAGGGGTGCCACACCTGCCATAGCAAGGACTGTGCTCCACCCCAATCAGGGCACTTAGTTTCTAGCCTAATACAGGGCAAGAGCAAGTTTCTCCTCCCAGTCCAACCTTCCACTCTTACCTGCATTTCCACAGCATCAGATCAGAGGAACAAGTCCCATAGGAGATCCTGGAACAAGGACAGGGCTGACACCCAGCTCCAGAGGGCATGGAGGTCACCAGTAGAGAACAACCAGGATTTACTACTGAAATGTTCCCAGCCAGCCACATCCAAGCAGCAGGAAAttatttaaatacttttttcCTTAGAAGCAAGGTTGGCTTCCTGCCCTAGCTAAgtgagcctcttccagtggccctGGCTACAGGAACACCCATGTCAGCTGTGGACACAGCCCAGACAGGACCCCCAATGACAAGAGGTAGGGACCCACAGAATAGGGCTGAGCACATTCTGCATTTCACAGAACAGATGCTCTTCCCAACAGGCATCACCAATGTTTGGTATGGCAGAAGAGCCCAGgccctcctgcagctctgtctgaATCCCACCAGAGACCACCCCACGCACAGAGGGGACCTTGTCTGTAGATACAAAAACTTGGATAACAGGGCAAATTTCCCAGGGGTTGGTTATTGTGATGTGAGCCCATCTCTCTGGGGGTCCACCAGACATCCCATCTATAAAAATACAATTACCTGGCTTTGCAATACCACAGCTCAGTAACTGTACATCCTCTTTTGCAAAATACTCCCCTGGCTTAACAATCTAcagtctttaaaaaaaccccaacaattcaGGGCACTTTATGAGATATTTAGACCAAAAAAGGCAAAATGGGCCTTGCAGCAAGGGAGAGCAAGAAGAGCAGTTGCAATGCAGGGCTTGAAGCTGCCACAGACTCAGAGACCCCAGAACAACTCCCTCAAGACCACCTTCATTTAACCCCTCATTTAGTTTCAGGCCCATACAGGTGTGGTTCCACTCAGCTTGGAAGGAAACAGCAAGAGGATCTGCACACTATTCAAACTTTTAAGTGCACGTCCCTCCCCCTCACAATCAAGGCAGTTCTTGAGGCTTTTTATAGGTTTCTAAAACTAGAGTGCACGAGGACACTATACTGTTGCCATCCTACTGCTGAGCAAAGCCTCCTCTTCCAGCTGGAAGGGGGCATCTCACCCTCTCAGTATGTGTCCAGCTTCCACAGGGTGCTCGAGCAGCAAGTGTAGAGTCAGGCCCTACCACAGCCCCACTCACCCTATCCTCAAAATTGACCCTAAATCTATGCGATCTGGCGCACAGAAACCTCACTTCTAAGAAAGAAGTTCAACATTtgataggtaaattgtaaaaaaaCAAGTTTATTTGAAAAAACTCAAGCCTCTTAACATGAATTCTGATCAACATTACTACAACTTGAGAGCCATTAACCTGCTCCACGTACGTTGAGATATTTTCCaacactaaaaaataaaaaataaatacgtACAAATTCTTTCCTCCCCCTTACGTGTCCTAGATGTGAGAGGTTCAGCATCCACCACCTTAAGATCTCAGTTGAACAGAAGCAAGTAAAAGAGGTTTCTCTAACAGATAAAAGAGCAAAAGCAGAAAAAGTCTCAGGGATGTACCATCTCCACTCACCTCACCACTCTGCCCAAGGTCAGGCACCCAAAACAACCTGGCTGGATGGGATGCTCTGGTGGAAGCCCACCCCATGGGCAGGATGGGCCAGCACAGCCAACAGCAGCGTGAATGCCAACAGCACAACCTGAGCCCATTTCACATCACCTAGCACTGGGCTGAGAAGAGGCACTATTGAGGCAGAGTGGGGAGGCAGGGGGGACTCCAACAGTCCCCAAGGAAGGCTTGGGCAAGCAGGGCTGCCACAGCCCTGGAGTGGGTGACACTGCCCAACAAGAACCCCAGCCATCTTTCTTCAACCTGAATATCCCATGAGAGAACAGCTACAAAAACAGGGATTTTAAAGAACTACAGTAGCTAAAGTGTTTTTAAAACATACCTAAAGACCACCTAAAGAGCCGGGAGGCACTGGGCATGAGGGTTAAGGAGCACCTTGCCCCATGCCTGCATCTCCCCTGCAGAGGACCTGCAGTAAGAAGCGTATGAAGCAGTATTCATCCAGGGCCGGCCCTGAAGCCCATTGCGCTTCAACAAATCCAGTATCCCGCTTTTTATGGCTTTTTAACAAGAAAACTCCCCGAAACACACACATATCCCCCCGCCCCCCAACCCAAGCAGAATACAGGGCTAAAGCACAGTTTAGAGTTAAGGCTCATTCAGATTCAGCTAGATATGGAGACTGTAAGGCACATATTAGTACATTCATGTTACTGTTAAAAAGCCAGACTATAAAAGCCCCCTGCCCCTGGACACACGAGGATACTGCATGTGTAGTCCTGTTACCTTTAACACAGATGGAAAGACAATTCAGAGCCTGTTTAAAAATGAACACCTGGTTTAAACACTTCTTACAGCCCCCCAGCGCCagtggagctctgccctggctgccacaccaaggcagcagcacttCCCCGACACTCTGGGATTAAGACTGGTCCCTCACATGCGGCTCTCCTCCTCTTTGACACCACCCTCCACACTCTTCTGAGGTGAGGGGGCTAcatcatttttttcctctttcttcttcccaGCCTCATCAATGTTGGTCTCatcctccttcctttccttcttcgcTTTCTCCTCCTTGGCCACCAGGCGATAGTTGATGCCCATCCCGATGAAGAGGTAGATCCCGGCGATGATCAGGACAACCCCACAGGCCCAGTATGTGTACTTGTAGTCACCATACATGTCATTGAGTTTCCCTAAAAGACAAGAGTACACAGTTCAGCAAGAAGCCCCCAAAGCAGCTCCAGGTCATGGAGATATTCCCAAGAGCagcccaagcccatcaccctcaCATTCAGACAAGGACCTGTCCCACATTCCTTTACTCCCTGCTCCCCTACCCTGTGCCACGGGTTCAGATCCCACTTCCTTGGCCATTCTTCAGTGGTCTACAGACTACTGCCCCAGTGCCATGGGCTGCCCACCTGCACCACCACTAAGCAGGACAGGACAGCCAGAGTCAAAGAACCATAGAATCATAAAGGTTGAGAAAGACTTTTAGATCAAAGTTCAATCACCAACCCAGCACCATCCCATTAAACCCATGCCCTCAAGTGAGTTCTCCAGGCACAGCACATCCTACCTAGCAAAGGGGGTCCCAGAAGTACAGGGCAGCACTCCACGATGGTCACCAAGCCAACAGCACTAGAGAACCGCTGAGCTCCCACCAGGTCCATCAGGGTCTCAAAGAGAACTGAGCTCAGCCAGCCAAAGGCATAGCCAAAGAAGCCAGCATAAATGCAGAAGCCAGCATAGCTGGTGGACAAGGGGAGCAAGAGGTGGCAAACACCATTGTAAATAACAGAAATGGCAAAGAAATATTGGATGCGGGGTCTGACCCACTTGGTGTTTGCCACCAGTCCCATGGAAGGTCTGGCAAACATGTCCACAAAGGCCAGTATGGAGAGCAGGAAGGCTGCCGAGTCACTAGGAATCTTCTTGCTCTTTGCATAATTGCTGAGGAAGACCAAGGGAGCAAACAACCCGAAGAACATTATTACATTGCCTGACAGATAGAGCAGGAAGCCCCTGTGTTTGAATAGAGTCAGGTCCAAGAATTTGTTGATTGTCTGGAAGACTGAGCCCTTCTCTTTCTTGGCCTTTCCATCAATGAGGTCCGTGCTGGTGTCACCATCATCCTTTTTCCCCGCTTTCCCAGCCTCCTGCTGTGCTTCCTTATTGGTCTCTTTCTTCTGAACTGGCTTGGGACCTATGGGCCGCATCAGGGATCCAGCCACGCAGCAGTTCAGCAGGAGGCCACCCAGGATGAGGAAGCTGCCACGCCAGCCAAATATGCCAAAGAAGAACTGGTTGAGGGGTGCCAGGGTAGAGAGGAAGACAgggctgcctgccattgccaGCCCGTTGGCCAGTGGACGCCTCTTAAAGAAGTACTTGCCAATCATGGTTAAGGCAGGGTTCAGGTTGAAGGCAAGTCCAAGACCTGCAGGAGAGAGATAAGGGGCTCAAGTCTTGGATGcctccagcagcactggcagaagGGCTAGTAGGACAAGTGGGGTTTTACTTCTGGGGAGTTCACAGCTCCATTTCCAACTTAGAATgatggaatcatttaggttagAAAAGTCCTCTAAGAAAATGGAGTCCAACAAACtcctcagcactgccaggtccCCACTAACCCATGCCCCAAGCGTGACATCCACAtgcttttttgaacacttccagggatggtgattccaccagtGCCCCAGACAGTCCATTCCAACAACTGACTCACCCACTTCCCAGCTGGCATAAGCAGGAGTCAGCCCCTGCTGCCAGCTAAAGAGGCACCCAGGCAGTGACAAGAACCAGAACTCATGCAAATTCAGACATCAACTAATAATTACTGGGTAGAAGTTGCTCCTTTCACTGCCCCACTAGGGCAGAGCTGTCACTTACCCCCTATGACCCCTATACAGAAGTAGAGCTCCTCCACCGTGTTGCAGAAGGAGGCTGCGATCAGCCCACAGCCGGAGAGGCAGCCGCCTACCAGTATGATGGGCCGGCTGCCGTACTTGTTCACCAGGATGCTGCTGATGGGACCTGGGCAAACAAAGGAGATGCACCAGAGAGGAGTTATCTTTGCATGAGAGACCAAATACACACACAAGCACACTGCATCTTTACTGCCAGATGATTCCAGCTTTTACACAGCATTGTTTCTCCCAGGGAGGGAACTGGGGTAAGAGGAAAGGACAGAAGGTTCAGAGGCAGCTGGAGACAagagaatcacaaaatggtttgggttggaagggacatttaagatcatcttgttccagctccttgccatgggcagggacatttcctACTAGAACAGGTTGCTGCAATCCAACCCACTCTTGgccatttccagggatggagaagaCACAGCTTTTTTAggcttctctgtgccagggcctcatcatcctcatggaagaatttcttcctaaatatTGAATCTAAACCAACCATAAGAGAGAGAAAATTGTTGAAGCACAGAAAGCTTTGACTTCTCTGAGCAAGTTGCCTTCTGTGGGCTGAAAGAGGAGCTGCCCGGCCACCACCTGCCCCCAGAGACAGGGCTTTGGGACAGGCCGAAGCCACCTGCCTCATGCTGCACTGGGGGCTCTGCCTTGCTTGCAGCCACCCACTCACCATGAGCTGGGGTCTCAGCCACAAAGCAACTGCCCATCTCCTGacagaggtttctgatcaagacCAGATGAAGCTGTGAGGAAACACCTTCTCTGGGTGCAAGTGAAGCTCCTCAGGGTTTagggagaagcagcagtgccCCAGGAGAAGGGGTGCTTCTGTTTTCACTGCTATCCCTAATGCAGACAGGGGCCAATTGCCCTTTTAGGTGCTTCAGTATCAGGCGCTTTAATCCAAAGCAAACAGTGATTAGAGACTGCCAAGCATGCTCTACAGACACTAAAATGTATTTAAATACACTGAATGAACATCCATTGAATATTAACAGACCTTGCTCTGCCATTAACAGACAGAGAGGTTGTCAACATGTTATTCATGGGTCCTTGGATGGTACTTGACCTTTTTGCCCAGTTTAAACaaagtctggagcaggttccagAAGCCTTGGTGCTGCAGAGTCTGCTCCCAGCCTCACAGCATTCTGCCCTCTGCTACCAGAAGCTCCAGTGCAATGCCACCAGGGATGGGCCATGGCTCTGGGTCCTGTGAGAGGGGgcggcagcagcacctgggagcTGCCACATCACAAGGTGCACAGAGCACTCAGCACTTTGCAAAACCTGAACCTTGAACTCAGCAAATGTGATGCCCCTGAAGAGTCTAAATGCAGCCACAGCCTTTCTTCCGGGAAGTCCCCCTGAAAATAGCAGGCTCCACAGGGCAATCAGCAGGAAGCCAtgcagctgggcagtgccaggtacTCTAGGGGCAATTCTCCTCATCCCCCCCTTTTCTAAAGGAAAACAATACCCATACCTGTTTTCTAGATTCACTGGAAGTGTTTTTGACTAAACGTTACCTCATCTAACTTGATTGCTCAAGCTGCCAAAAACACGTAAATAATGGAATCTAATCCCAACATGGGGCTGACAAAGGAGCATTTGACACCATGACATCCATGCATCCTGATGGTGACTGCACAGGGCAGCTGGAGGGAAATGTGCTGCTTCCTCACACCTAGCCCTACCCAGGACagaagctgccccagctctgcgaGATTCTACTACTCCAGAGGATGAACTACTTTTTCAGTCTCCAAGCAGGCAGGTATCCTAGGAGACAGGGAAAATGGGATGCACACTGGGACTGCTCCAGTGCAATTCAGACTCTGTAAAGGGAATGAATGGGGCAGCAGCAATTCCAGTGCTTTAGCAGCTGGGGGATGAATAAAAAGTTCTGAGGTGGAAGCGATCCTCAAGaatcgagtccaactcctggctctTCAAAGGacaaccccaacaatcccaccttCTGCTTGAGAGTATTGTCCAAAATGTTCCTTGagttctggcagccttggggctgtggccACTTTCTGGGAAGCCTGTTCAGTACTTGACCACCTTCTGGGGGAAAAATGCACCCAGGTAGATCTGGGGTACTTTCAGCATCCCTGCCACCAGCATATGGCCAAGCAGACCAAGACCAGC from Melospiza melodia melodia isolate bMelMel2 chromosome 28, bMelMel2.pri, whole genome shotgun sequence includes the following:
- the SLC16A1 gene encoding monocarboxylate transporter 1 — translated: MPPPIGGPVGYTPPEGGWGWAVVVGAFISIGFSYAFPKSITVFFKEIEVIFNASSSKVSWISSIMLAVMYAGGPISSILVNKYGSRPIILVGGCLSGCGLIAASFCNTVEELYFCIGVIGGLGLAFNLNPALTMIGKYFFKRRPLANGLAMAGSPVFLSTLAPLNQFFFGIFGWRGSFLILGGLLLNCCVAGSLMRPIGPKPVQKKETNKEAQQEAGKAGKKDDGDTSTDLIDGKAKKEKGSVFQTINKFLDLTLFKHRGFLLYLSGNVIMFFGLFAPLVFLSNYAKSKKIPSDSAAFLLSILAFVDMFARPSMGLVANTKWVRPRIQYFFAISVIYNGVCHLLLPLSTSYAGFCIYAGFFGYAFGWLSSVLFETLMDLVGAQRFSSAVGLVTIVECCPVLLGPPLLGKLNDMYGDYKYTYWACGVVLIIAGIYLFIGMGINYRLVAKEEKAKKERKEDETNIDEAGKKKEEKNDVAPSPQKSVEGGVKEEESRM